A single Desulfovibrio piger DNA region contains:
- a CDS encoding cache domain-containing protein, whose protein sequence is MSSIIHQTGSIRPLSLQEREQPQLYRELFPYTSICRTTFDEVLLAPRPAEQMRITDTTFRDGQQARPPYTVKQVAKMFDFLHRMGGKTGLITASEFFLYSAKDRKCIDVCRARGYRFPRVTAWIRANKEDLKLARDMEFDETGMLTSVSDYHIYLKLGKTRQQAMDMYLDLARQALEWGIIPRCHFEDVTRADIYGFCLPFAQKLMELSQQSGMPVKIRLCDTMGYGVPYPGAALPRSVQRIVRAFTDEAGVPGEWLEWHGHNDFHKVLVNGVTAWLNGCGAVNSTLFGFGERTGNTPLEALIIEYISLTGDDAAADTTILSEVAEFFEKELHYNIPHNYPFVGRDFNATSAGVHADGLAKNEEIYNIFDTKHLLGRPVPIIITDKTGRAGVAYWINVNLKLPEGKQISKKHPAVGQIYEAIVAIYDTGRTTHLSHDEMAALVQRYMPELFETEFDHMKELADELAAHLIVRLAQNADLRDFGKHACARLDSFSREYPFIQYLYLTDTKGSLKCAAITDPAYREKYEALPIGFDFSQREWFKMPMQTGDMHIMDVYQSQFTGKLVITVSCPVTDDDDNIVGVIGVDIQLEQLLKRSQALQQEARAAED, encoded by the coding sequence ATGAGCAGCATCATCCACCAGACGGGCAGCATTCGCCCGCTTTCGCTTCAGGAACGGGAACAGCCCCAGCTGTACCGCGAGCTTTTTCCCTACACCAGCATCTGCCGCACGACCTTCGACGAGGTGCTCCTTGCCCCGCGTCCCGCCGAACAGATGCGCATCACGGACACCACCTTCCGTGACGGCCAGCAGGCCCGGCCGCCGTATACGGTCAAGCAGGTGGCCAAGATGTTCGATTTCCTGCACCGCATGGGCGGCAAAACGGGCCTCATCACGGCGTCGGAGTTTTTCCTGTACTCGGCCAAGGACCGCAAGTGCATCGATGTCTGCCGGGCGCGCGGCTACCGCTTCCCGCGCGTGACCGCCTGGATCCGCGCCAACAAGGAAGACCTCAAGCTGGCCCGGGACATGGAGTTCGACGAGACCGGCATGCTGACCAGCGTGTCGGACTACCACATCTATCTCAAGCTGGGGAAGACCCGCCAGCAGGCCATGGACATGTATCTGGACCTGGCCCGGCAGGCCCTGGAATGGGGCATCATCCCGCGCTGCCATTTCGAGGACGTCACCCGTGCCGACATCTACGGCTTCTGCCTGCCCTTCGCCCAGAAGCTCATGGAGCTGAGCCAGCAGAGCGGCATGCCGGTCAAGATCCGCCTGTGCGACACCATGGGCTACGGCGTGCCCTATCCCGGCGCGGCCCTGCCCCGCTCGGTGCAGCGCATCGTGCGCGCCTTCACCGATGAGGCCGGTGTGCCCGGCGAATGGCTGGAATGGCACGGCCACAACGATTTCCACAAGGTGCTGGTCAACGGTGTCACGGCCTGGCTCAACGGCTGCGGCGCGGTCAACAGCACGCTGTTCGGCTTTGGCGAGCGCACGGGCAACACGCCGCTGGAGGCCCTGATCATCGAATACATCTCGCTCACCGGTGACGATGCCGCCGCCGATACCACCATCCTGAGCGAAGTGGCCGAGTTCTTCGAAAAGGAACTGCACTACAACATCCCCCACAACTATCCCTTCGTGGGCCGCGACTTCAATGCCACCAGCGCCGGCGTGCATGCCGACGGCCTGGCCAAGAACGAAGAGATCTACAACATTTTCGACACCAAGCACCTGCTGGGCCGTCCCGTGCCCATCATCATCACCGACAAGACCGGCCGTGCCGGGGTGGCCTACTGGATCAACGTCAACCTCAAGCTGCCCGAGGGCAAGCAGATCTCCAAGAAGCACCCCGCCGTGGGCCAGATCTACGAGGCCATCGTGGCCATCTACGACACCGGCCGCACCACGCACCTGTCGCATGACGAGATGGCGGCCCTGGTGCAGCGCTACATGCCGGAGCTGTTCGAGACCGAGTTCGACCACATGAAGGAACTGGCCGACGAGCTGGCCGCCCATCTCATCGTCCGCCTGGCCCAGAACGCGGACCTGCGGGACTTCGGCAAGCATGCCTGCGCCCGTCTGGACAGCTTCTCGCGCGAGTACCCCTTCATCCAGTACCTCTACCTTACGGATACCAAGGGCAGCCTCAAGTGCGCGGCCATCACCGACCCCGCCTACCGTGAAAAGTACGAGGCCCTGCCCATCGGCTTCGACTTCTCGCAGCGCGAATGGTTCAAGATGCCCATGCAGACCGGCGACATGCACATCATGGACGTGTACCAGTCCCAGTTCACGGGCAAGCTGGTCATCACCGTGTCCTGCCCGGTGACGGACGATGACGACAACATCGTGGGCGTCATCGGTGTGGACATCCAGCTTGAGCAGCTGCTCAAGCGTTCGCAGGCCCTGCAGCAGGAAGCCCGCGCAGCCGAAGACTAG
- a CDS encoding ribonuclease catalytic domain-containing protein → MSVCVQYPSAGCIVEYLEGNAVQIALVTEESGGKLRLLLPNRRETRLTTSRLLPWAGPALGSVPGKDESARLLEQHRARREELAAALPVLELWEMSQGEVPEASAQWFAELAGQAGDADSVAACGRALLACKSHFRFQPPVFQIFSAGMVEKRLREQQERAAREALVLGGNSFFRLLWDVACKKRALPPRPGGDCRGMSEWPAPEVAERLKQILFARMADPENQEYDELWRMLSKGLPDVPHLPVQLLMAWEQVPAHYNFWYDRAGYAPGDDWWRPLAPAVEALQRAARQVELPVCDLPFISIDSATTRDVDDAFHILPTDDGGFELTLALACPAACWPFGEPLDKAVFRRGTSIYLPEGDSHMMPEVLGTDAFSLLAGQDRPAFCVKTRISAAGEILSCEPRAARVRLAANLTYDDTQAVLDALASGEAPQADNPAAPWAAMLACGNDFAHVWQKARIARGAVIMDRPEPSIVLEGQGAQTRVSIEPGHETPDSQPLVAEMMILASAAVAQWAAEREIPMLHRTQDVALPREYAGVWKEPQDMTRIMRALIPSSLEVQARPHAALGLARYTPMTSPLRRYPDLINEAQLLHWLTHGTPRWDSEALSTLLVSLNAVLDAAGQVQRFRPRYWKLLYFRQQGDKVWWDGVVTEENDMFVNVSLPAQGMYVRGKRRMFDERTCPGMAVQVRIGRVHPLYNEIQILEAVSMDG, encoded by the coding sequence ATGTCGGTTTGTGTGCAGTACCCCTCGGCGGGCTGCATTGTGGAATATCTTGAAGGCAATGCCGTCCAGATCGCGCTGGTCACCGAGGAATCCGGCGGCAAACTGCGTCTTTTGCTGCCCAACCGGCGCGAGACGCGTCTCACCACGTCGCGCCTGCTGCCCTGGGCCGGGCCCGCGCTGGGCTCCGTGCCCGGCAAGGACGAGTCCGCCCGCCTGCTGGAGCAGCACCGTGCCCGCCGCGAGGAACTGGCCGCGGCCCTGCCCGTGCTGGAACTGTGGGAGATGAGCCAGGGCGAAGTGCCGGAAGCCTCGGCCCAGTGGTTCGCCGAACTGGCCGGGCAGGCCGGGGACGCCGACAGCGTCGCCGCCTGCGGGCGCGCCCTGCTGGCCTGCAAGAGCCACTTCCGCTTCCAGCCGCCCGTCTTCCAGATCTTTTCCGCCGGGATGGTGGAAAAACGCCTCAGGGAACAGCAGGAACGCGCCGCCCGCGAGGCCCTGGTGCTGGGCGGCAACAGCTTTTTCCGCCTGCTCTGGGACGTGGCCTGCAAAAAACGCGCGCTGCCGCCCCGGCCCGGCGGAGACTGCCGGGGCATGTCCGAATGGCCGGCCCCCGAAGTGGCCGAACGCCTGAAGCAGATCCTGTTCGCCCGCATGGCCGACCCCGAGAACCAGGAATACGACGAACTGTGGCGCATGCTCTCCAAGGGCCTGCCCGATGTGCCGCACCTGCCCGTGCAGCTGCTCATGGCCTGGGAGCAGGTGCCCGCCCACTACAATTTCTGGTATGACCGCGCGGGCTACGCCCCCGGCGACGACTGGTGGCGCCCCCTGGCCCCGGCCGTGGAGGCCCTGCAGCGGGCCGCCCGCCAGGTGGAACTGCCCGTCTGCGACCTGCCCTTCATCAGCATCGACAGCGCCACCACCCGCGACGTGGACGACGCCTTCCACATCCTGCCCACGGACGACGGCGGCTTCGAGCTGACCCTGGCCCTGGCCTGCCCGGCCGCCTGCTGGCCTTTCGGCGAGCCCCTGGACAAGGCCGTGTTCCGTCGCGGCACCAGCATCTACCTGCCCGAGGGCGACAGCCACATGATGCCCGAAGTCCTGGGCACGGACGCCTTTTCCCTGCTGGCCGGTCAGGACCGCCCGGCCTTCTGCGTGAAGACGCGCATCTCGGCCGCGGGCGAGATCCTTTCCTGCGAGCCCCGGGCCGCGCGGGTGCGCCTGGCCGCCAACCTGACCTACGACGACACCCAGGCCGTCCTCGACGCCCTGGCCTCCGGCGAGGCCCCGCAGGCGGACAACCCCGCCGCGCCCTGGGCCGCCATGCTGGCCTGCGGCAACGACTTCGCCCACGTCTGGCAAAAGGCCCGCATCGCGCGCGGGGCCGTCATCATGGACCGGCCCGAACCGTCCATCGTGCTGGAAGGCCAGGGCGCGCAGACGCGCGTCTCCATCGAGCCCGGCCACGAGACCCCGGACTCCCAGCCGCTGGTGGCCGAGATGATGATCCTGGCCAGCGCCGCCGTGGCCCAGTGGGCGGCGGAGCGCGAGATCCCCATGCTGCACCGCACCCAGGACGTGGCCCTGCCCAGGGAATACGCCGGTGTCTGGAAGGAACCCCAGGACATGACGCGCATCATGCGCGCCCTGATCCCCTCCAGCCTCGAAGTGCAGGCCCGGCCGCACGCCGCCCTGGGCCTGGCGCGCTACACGCCCATGACCTCGCCCCTGCGCCGCTATCCCGACCTCATCAACGAGGCCCAGCTGCTGCACTGGCTCACCCACGGCACGCCCCGCTGGGACAGCGAGGCCCTGTCCACCCTGCTGGTCAGCCTCAATGCCGTGCTGGATGCCGCCGGGCAGGTGCAGCGCTTCCGCCCGCGCTACTGGAAGCTGCTCTACTTCCGCCAGCAGGGCGACAAGGTCTGGTGGGACGGCGTGGTCACCGAAGAGAATGACATGTTCGTCAACGTGAGCCTGCCCGCACAGGGCATGTATGTGCGCGGCAAACGCCGCATGTTCGACGAGCGCACCTGCCCCGGCATGGCCGTGCAGGTGCGCATCGGCCGCGTGCACCCGCTGTACAACGAAATCCAGATCCTCGAAGCCGTCAGCATGGACGGCTGA
- the plsY gene encoding glycerol-3-phosphate 1-O-acyltransferase PlsY, which produces MTAFLCIVLGYVLGSAPWGLVIARTFCGIDPRNDGSRNTGATNVARLCGFRWGVLTLACDLGKGALPVALALWLGLSPLPVTCVALACVLGHVFSCFMGFRGGKAVATSIGVFLPLAFFPLLFSCAACVLVIWRSGFVSLGSLTLVTVLPFALLAATQYAWVPLSLCIWALVVWKHKENIARLRAGTEKSWLKSRQK; this is translated from the coding sequence ATGACGGCCTTTTTGTGTATCGTTCTGGGCTATGTGCTGGGTTCCGCCCCGTGGGGGCTGGTCATCGCCCGCACCTTCTGCGGCATCGATCCCCGCAACGACGGCAGTCGCAACACCGGCGCCACCAACGTGGCCCGCCTGTGCGGTTTCCGCTGGGGCGTGCTGACCCTGGCCTGCGACCTGGGCAAGGGCGCCCTGCCCGTGGCCCTGGCCCTGTGGCTGGGCCTTTCGCCCCTGCCGGTGACCTGCGTGGCCCTGGCCTGCGTGCTGGGCCATGTGTTCTCCTGCTTCATGGGCTTCCGCGGCGGCAAGGCCGTGGCCACCAGCATCGGCGTGTTCCTGCCCCTGGCCTTCTTCCCCCTGCTCTTCTCCTGCGCGGCCTGCGTGCTGGTCATCTGGCGCAGCGGCTTCGTCTCGCTGGGCTCCCTGACCCTGGTCACGGTGCTGCCCTTTGCCCTGCTGGCTGCCACCCAGTACGCCTGGGTGCCCCTGTCGCTGTGCATCTGGGCCCTGGTGGTCTGGAAGCACAAGGAAAACATCGCCCGCCTGCGCGCCGGTACCGAAAAGAGCTGGCTCAAGAGCCGCCAGAAGTAG
- a CDS encoding AsmA family protein yields MKRALCWIGGIVLVLAAVLAIVVSQLDTGFISDQISAAVAKATGTPVRFASPPELSLLPPGAKFAAVSWDGVQDGQGMRFTARGGEAHLELEPLLHGELVIGEVRLDSPSLSLLLPEGKAAAPAGPASGTEAAANRPGGDVLLPLELGRLTLSKGSLHVEKGGERYDLRDINLSVENLRNGQDAVLRCDFTYDLLTAGRALAGTLALDAQAGLFGMAPRVQNLSLTITPSRRGLLPAGLGPVQLQGDASLDTAARQLHLSRLSLSVPHGRVGLTGTLGLDGPAFTGSALLEGSPRKLASALGVQLKPHAQDALLFKGSVTWEGDTLALSQCKGKLDATPLRAELRLHFRDVLAMEGSLSLGKLQLDEYLPLPGSGKDAAAGKTGEGKAVAAADQESATSWPTLNVRLAMSSLGWKKMHLRDISLALSGSKGDYRLTSFQGVLESGGRLSAGGRADLQSHKYALDLDAAEVALGPLQEALEKPRSVEGLAALKASCTTGGTGADAMLAALSGSGDLRLRNMHVPALTSLLHSVPGLKGAVSDTFEQVHVPFVLRKGEADMDPMTATSPKLQARGQAHASLPRQHLKGTATITTLGLNIPVNYEGPFDNLSFSLDSRFALDAVKGLGSNLLEGGRKAGSAAGDTAREAGSGIGGAVRDAGGAIRGLLGR; encoded by the coding sequence ATGAAGCGTGCACTTTGCTGGATCGGAGGTATCGTTCTGGTACTGGCGGCGGTACTGGCCATAGTGGTCAGTCAGCTGGATACCGGATTCATCAGCGACCAGATCTCGGCCGCGGTGGCAAAAGCCACAGGCACGCCCGTGCGCTTCGCCAGCCCGCCCGAGCTTTCCCTGCTGCCGCCCGGGGCCAAATTCGCCGCCGTCAGCTGGGACGGCGTGCAGGACGGGCAGGGCATGCGCTTCACGGCCAGGGGCGGCGAGGCCCATCTGGAGCTGGAACCGCTGCTGCACGGGGAACTGGTCATCGGGGAAGTCCGTCTGGACAGCCCTTCGCTGAGCCTGCTGCTGCCGGAAGGCAAGGCCGCGGCACCGGCGGGGCCGGCCTCCGGGACAGAGGCTGCCGCGAACAGGCCCGGCGGCGACGTGCTCCTGCCGCTGGAGCTGGGCCGCCTGACCCTGAGCAAGGGCAGCCTGCATGTGGAGAAGGGCGGCGAGCGCTACGACCTGCGCGACATCAACCTTTCCGTGGAGAACCTGCGCAACGGCCAGGATGCCGTCCTGCGCTGCGATTTCACCTATGATCTGCTCACCGCCGGGCGTGCGCTGGCCGGGACCCTGGCCCTGGATGCCCAGGCCGGGCTTTTCGGCATGGCCCCGCGTGTGCAGAACCTTTCCCTGACCATCACGCCTTCCCGCCGGGGCCTCCTGCCCGCGGGCCTGGGGCCCGTGCAGCTGCAGGGCGATGCCTCGCTGGACACGGCGGCCCGGCAGCTGCATCTGTCCCGCCTGAGCCTTTCCGTGCCGCACGGCCGTGTGGGCCTCACCGGCACGCTGGGCCTGGACGGCCCGGCCTTCACGGGCTCCGCCCTGCTGGAAGGCTCGCCGCGCAAGCTGGCCTCGGCCCTGGGCGTGCAGCTCAAGCCCCACGCGCAGGACGCGCTGCTGTTCAAGGGCTCCGTGACCTGGGAGGGCGACACGCTGGCGCTTTCCCAGTGCAAGGGCAAGCTGGACGCCACGCCCCTGCGGGCGGAGCTGCGCCTGCATTTCCGGGACGTGCTGGCCATGGAAGGTTCCCTGAGCCTGGGCAAGCTGCAGCTGGATGAATATCTGCCCCTGCCCGGGAGCGGCAAGGACGCCGCCGCGGGCAAGACCGGGGAAGGCAAGGCCGTGGCGGCCGCGGACCAGGAGAGCGCCACCAGCTGGCCCACGCTCAACGTGCGTCTGGCCATGTCGTCCCTGGGCTGGAAGAAGATGCACCTGCGCGACATCTCCCTGGCCCTGAGCGGCAGCAAGGGCGATTACCGTCTGACCTCCTTCCAGGGCGTGCTGGAAAGCGGCGGACGCCTGTCCGCCGGCGGCCGTGCCGACCTCCAGAGCCACAAGTATGCGCTGGATCTGGATGCGGCCGAAGTGGCCCTGGGCCCCCTGCAGGAAGCTCTGGAAAAGCCCCGCTCCGTGGAAGGGCTGGCGGCCCTCAAGGCATCCTGCACCACGGGCGGCACCGGTGCCGACGCCATGCTGGCCGCCCTTTCCGGTTCGGGCGACCTGCGGCTGCGCAACATGCACGTCCCGGCCCTGACATCCCTGCTGCATTCGGTGCCCGGCCTCAAGGGTGCCGTTTCCGATACCTTCGAACAGGTGCACGTGCCCTTCGTGCTGCGCAAGGGCGAGGCCGACATGGATCCCATGACGGCCACCTCGCCCAAGCTCCAGGCCAGAGGACAGGCCCATGCCAGCCTGCCGCGCCAGCACCTCAAGGGCACGGCCACCATCACCACGCTGGGCCTGAACATCCCCGTGAACTATGAAGGGCCCTTCGACAACCTTTCGTTTTCGCTGGACTCCAGGTTCGCGCTGGACGCGGTCAAGGGGCTCGGCAGCAACCTGCTGGAAGGCGGCAGGAAGGCCGGCAGCGCGGCCGGGGATACGGCCCGCGAGGCGGGCAGCGGCATCGGCGGTGCCGTGCGCGACGCCGGCGGCGCCATCCGGGGCCTGCTCGGCCGTTAG
- a CDS encoding 30S ribosomal protein S1: protein MADKETGHENEMSFESALENYLNPDFGDLEEGSITKGEIVRVDDDNVLVDVNFKSEGQIPASEFRDAAGNMTVSVGDRVDVYVVRKNEMEGTITLSFEKAKRMQVFDQLEDVQENNRVIKGHIVRRIKGGYTVDIGGVEAFLPGSHVDLRPVPDMDALVNQEFEFRVLKINRRRSNVIVSRRVLLEEERDSKRQDLLRTLEEGQIVHGKAKNITEYGVFVDLGGLDGLLHITDMSWKRIRHPKEMITMGQDLTLKVLSFDRENNKVSLGLKQLVPDPWQDISARFPEGAKCTGKVTNLVDYGAFVELEPGVEGLVHISEMSWTRKLRHPSQMVHTGDEVEVVILGVDGEKKRISLGMKQVRPNPWELVAEKYPEGTILEGVIKNITEFGMFIGIEDGIDGLIHVSDISWTKKVRHPNEIYKVGDTVQAKVLTVDQENEKFTLGIKQLVDDPWGHVPSTYPVGCTVKGVVTNITDFGLFVEVEEGIEGLVHVSELSNKKIKSPAELYKEGQEIQAKVIHVSAEERRLGLSIKQIKDDEDRRKPKEFHAGPQEAGQSLGDLLKAAQENS from the coding sequence ATGGCAGACAAGGAAACCGGGCACGAAAACGAAATGAGTTTCGAAAGCGCCCTTGAAAACTATCTCAATCCCGACTTCGGCGACCTCGAAGAAGGCTCTATCACCAAGGGCGAGATCGTTCGCGTGGATGACGACAATGTTCTGGTGGACGTGAACTTCAAGTCCGAGGGCCAGATCCCGGCCAGCGAGTTCCGTGACGCCGCCGGCAACATGACCGTCAGCGTGGGCGACCGTGTGGATGTCTATGTCGTTCGCAAGAACGAGATGGAAGGCACCATCACGCTGTCCTTTGAGAAGGCCAAGCGCATGCAGGTCTTTGACCAGCTCGAAGACGTGCAGGAAAACAACCGGGTCATCAAGGGCCACATCGTGCGCCGCATCAAGGGCGGCTACACCGTGGACATCGGCGGGGTTGAAGCTTTTCTGCCTGGCTCGCATGTGGACCTGCGTCCCGTGCCCGACATGGACGCCCTGGTCAACCAGGAATTCGAATTCCGCGTGCTGAAGATCAACCGCCGCCGCAGCAACGTGATCGTTTCCCGCCGCGTGCTGCTGGAAGAAGAGCGTGATTCCAAGCGTCAGGATCTGCTGCGCACCCTGGAAGAAGGCCAGATCGTGCACGGCAAGGCCAAGAACATCACCGAATACGGCGTGTTCGTGGACCTGGGCGGTCTGGACGGCCTGCTGCACATCACCGACATGAGCTGGAAGCGCATCCGCCATCCCAAGGAAATGATCACCATGGGTCAGGACCTGACCCTGAAGGTGCTCTCCTTCGACCGCGAGAACAACAAGGTCTCCCTGGGCCTCAAGCAGCTGGTGCCCGATCCGTGGCAGGACATCTCCGCCCGCTTCCCCGAGGGTGCCAAGTGCACCGGCAAGGTCACCAACCTGGTGGACTACGGCGCGTTCGTGGAACTGGAACCCGGCGTGGAAGGCCTGGTGCACATCTCCGAAATGTCCTGGACCCGCAAGCTGCGCCATCCTTCCCAGATGGTGCATACCGGTGACGAAGTCGAAGTGGTCATCCTGGGCGTGGACGGCGAGAAGAAGCGCATCAGCCTGGGCATGAAGCAGGTCCGTCCCAATCCCTGGGAACTGGTGGCCGAAAAGTATCCTGAAGGCACCATCCTCGAAGGCGTCATCAAGAACATCACCGAATTCGGCATGTTCATCGGTATCGAAGACGGCATCGACGGCCTCATCCACGTGTCCGACATCAGCTGGACCAAGAAGGTGCGTCATCCCAACGAGATCTACAAGGTGGGCGACACCGTGCAGGCCAAGGTGCTGACCGTTGACCAGGAAAACGAAAAGTTCACCCTGGGCATCAAGCAGCTGGTCGATGATCCGTGGGGCCATGTGCCCAGCACCTACCCCGTGGGCTGCACCGTGAAGGGCGTGGTGACCAACATCACCGACTTCGGCCTGTTCGTGGAAGTGGAAGAAGGCATCGAAGGTCTGGTGCACGTTTCCGAACTTTCCAACAAGAAGATCAAGAGCCCCGCCGAGCTCTACAAGGAAGGCCAGGAGATCCAGGCCAAGGTCATCCACGTGAGCGCCGAAGAACGCCGTCTGGGCCTGTCCATCAAGCAGATCAAGGACGACGAAGACCGCCGCAAGCCCAAGGAATTCCATGCTGGTCCCCAGGAAGCCGGTCAGAGCCTCGGCGACCTGCTGAAGGCCGCCCAGGAAAACAGCTAG
- a CDS encoding SAM-dependent methyltransferase — MQPLLEELGDRVITVRGRLVLARGTEPAAWAQNVWTEPRWIPITSIGNGARQLSALQRNWRAHIPTIGGHVRRLRLMQEQLPYVAARPLHFGTPAPSAPLGAFTLWEKDLMLASPRTTSPFADGEVQFVENREDPPGRAYLKLWEVFTLTGRTPAPGELCIDLGAAPGGWTWVLGRLGCRVFSVDKAGLAPQVAAMPGVNHCLGSGFGLEPRHVGQVDWLFSDMICYPDRLLETVREWLAADACRNVVCTLKFQARTDHETARAFAAIPGGRLLHLSCNKHELTFVKLAG, encoded by the coding sequence ATGCAGCCCCTGCTGGAAGAGCTGGGGGACCGCGTCATCACCGTGCGCGGCCGTCTGGTGCTGGCCCGGGGCACGGAACCCGCGGCCTGGGCCCAGAACGTCTGGACGGAGCCGCGCTGGATCCCCATCACCTCCATCGGCAACGGGGCGCGCCAGCTCTCGGCCCTGCAGCGCAACTGGCGGGCGCACATCCCCACCATCGGCGGGCATGTGCGGCGCCTGCGCCTCATGCAGGAGCAGCTGCCCTATGTGGCGGCACGGCCCCTGCATTTCGGCACGCCCGCCCCGTCCGCGCCGCTGGGGGCCTTCACCCTGTGGGAGAAAGACCTGATGCTGGCCTCGCCGCGCACCACCTCGCCCTTTGCCGACGGGGAGGTGCAGTTCGTGGAGAACCGCGAGGACCCGCCGGGCCGCGCCTACCTCAAGCTGTGGGAAGTCTTCACCCTGACCGGGCGCACGCCCGCGCCGGGGGAACTGTGCATCGACCTGGGCGCCGCGCCGGGCGGCTGGACCTGGGTGCTGGGGCGGCTGGGCTGCCGCGTGTTCAGCGTGGACAAGGCCGGGCTGGCGCCCCAGGTGGCGGCCATGCCCGGCGTCAACCACTGCCTGGGCAGCGGCTTCGGCCTTGAGCCGCGCCATGTGGGCCAGGTGGACTGGCTGTTCTCGGACATGATCTGCTACCCTGACCGCCTGCTGGAGACCGTGCGGGAATGGCTGGCCGCCGATGCCTGCCGCAACGTGGTCTGCACGCTCAAGTTCCAGGCCCGGACCGACCACGAGACGGCGCGGGCCTTTGCGGCCATCCCGGGCGGCCGTCTGCTGCATCTTTCCTGCAACAAGCATGAGCTGACCTTCGTGAAGCTGGCCGGCTAG
- a CDS encoding sirohydrochlorin cobaltochelatase, which produces MRHIPTTFLRSALPALLLTLCLALPALAAQKEGLLLVAFGTSVPEAQPALTAIDKEFKAAFPHSPVIWAYTSSIIRAKLEKKGVHIGDVAAGLEELARQKVDVVRVQSLHVVAGEEFSEMERLLVSWLARHPDSFKAVYLGRPLLESRQDAEDVCRAVLGATEGRRKPGELLALMGHGQSHGRGDMVIEGMRATLSYADNLAVLATVEGSRGFDQVLAAIKTSRASVIWLQPFMVVAGDHARNDLAGDEPDSWASRIRALGLTPRPVLTGLGELPGVRAVFVRHARDSRDDLLKK; this is translated from the coding sequence ATGCGCCACATCCCCACAACATTCCTGCGCTCCGCGCTGCCGGCCCTGCTGCTCACCCTCTGTCTGGCCCTGCCTGCCCTGGCGGCCCAGAAGGAAGGCCTGCTGCTGGTGGCTTTCGGCACCAGCGTGCCCGAGGCCCAGCCCGCCCTCACCGCCATCGACAAGGAGTTCAAGGCCGCCTTTCCCCACAGTCCCGTGATCTGGGCCTATACCTCCAGCATCATCCGGGCCAAGCTGGAAAAGAAGGGCGTGCACATCGGTGACGTGGCCGCCGGTCTGGAAGAACTGGCCCGGCAAAAGGTGGACGTGGTGCGCGTCCAGTCCCTGCATGTGGTGGCCGGTGAGGAATTCAGCGAGATGGAGCGCCTGCTCGTCAGCTGGCTGGCCCGCCATCCCGACAGTTTCAAGGCCGTCTATCTGGGCCGCCCGCTGCTGGAATCCCGGCAGGATGCCGAAGATGTCTGCCGCGCCGTCCTCGGCGCCACCGAAGGCAGGCGCAAGCCCGGCGAGCTGCTGGCCCTCATGGGCCACGGCCAGAGCCACGGCCGGGGCGACATGGTCATCGAAGGCATGCGCGCCACCCTCTCCTATGCCGACAACCTGGCCGTGCTGGCCACGGTGGAAGGCTCGCGCGGCTTCGACCAGGTGCTTGCCGCCATCAAGACCAGCCGCGCGTCCGTCATCTGGCTCCAGCCCTTCATGGTGGTGGCCGGGGACCATGCCCGCAACGACCTGGCCGGTGACGAGCCCGATTCCTGGGCCTCGCGGATCCGCGCCCTGGGCCTCACCCCCCGCCCCGTGCTCACCGGCCTGGGCGAGCTGCCCGGCGTGCGCGCCGTCTTCGTGCGCCATGCCCGCGACAGCCGGGACGACCTGCTGAAGAAGTAG
- a CDS encoding YqaA family protein, with protein sequence MTALSLFSLYGGLFLTALVAATLLPAQSELLLATLLVQSGEPAWALIAVATLGNSAGSAVNWWLGRSLTRFQGRRWFPFSPESLRKAEGWYHRYGRWSLLCSWMPVIGDPLTLVAGTLREPLPSFLLLVVLAKLGRYLVVAGVALALW encoded by the coding sequence ATGACTGCCCTGAGCCTTTTTTCCCTGTACGGAGGCCTGTTCCTCACCGCGCTGGTGGCGGCCACCCTGCTGCCCGCGCAGTCGGAACTGCTGCTGGCCACCCTGCTGGTGCAGAGCGGAGAACCCGCCTGGGCCCTCATCGCCGTGGCCACCCTGGGCAACAGCGCGGGCTCGGCCGTCAACTGGTGGCTGGGCCGTTCGCTCACGCGCTTCCAGGGCCGCCGCTGGTTCCCCTTCTCGCCGGAATCCCTGCGCAAGGCCGAAGGCTGGTACCACCGCTACGGCCGCTGGAGCCTGCTGTGCAGCTGGATGCCCGTCATCGGCGACCCCCTGACCCTGGTGGCCGGTACCCTGCGCGAGCCCCTGCCCTCCTTCCTTCTGCTGGTGGTGCTGGCCAAACTGGGCCGCTATCTGGTGGTGGCCGGCGTGGCGCTGGCGCTCTGGTGA